Proteins from a genomic interval of Clostridium cochlearium:
- a CDS encoding stage V sporulation protein D has product MSKKNYRDKVLSKKRMFLVLMILAVLFTGLMGRLIFVMVYKSPDYKKAAIDQWTSEVEISAKRGRILDRNGNELAISANVYRIDLDLNALRSTMKTKKLTTEDVASKLAEALEMEKEDVVKVIEKKLPNGLPYGSATLKRRIEKSMADKVKELDLWGVIVSADTKRYYPNENYLAHVLGHTNSDGDGLAGIEMQYNSVLSGKPGKRIAELDNTRSRQLPYVISEFTKPEDGKDVVLTIDEMIQHFCEKAATQALSDNKAKAVSIMAMNPNNGEILALVNKPDYNPNNPWVEGKTSEELQKMWRNRAISDTFEPGSIFKVITSTAALEENLVSEEDRFYCKGSTVIGKRTVRCWKSGGHGSQTFVEILKNSCNVGFTELGKKIGKENLYKYIRKFGFGEKTGVDVPGEALGIIKNPANISELDLATISFGQTNTVSIVQYLSAFNAVANGGKLIKPHFLKEIQSYDEETGVKKTEKKFEDYNEKKILSEEKTAQLRGYLEKVISEGGGKKAFIEGYTIGGKTGTAQKVIDGKYGPQKYISSFAGMAPAEKPQITLFVSIDEPDPSNYYAGQIAAPVAQQVFNDIFNYLSIKGNASDSEIAESLKKDIVIPEIRGLKKAEALKILKEQKLDYNIDEKGDYITDMNPKPGYTVKEGSKIVLYTGKTSNYNRVVAVPDIRGYTIENASKLLNSLGLKITYSGSGLIYEQSVKEDEEVPKGTTIHVKLEEVID; this is encoded by the coding sequence TTGAGCAAAAAAAATTATAGGGATAAAGTACTATCAAAGAAAAGAATGTTTTTAGTACTTATGATATTGGCTGTGCTATTTACTGGTTTAATGGGAAGGCTTATATTTGTTATGGTTTATAAGTCACCAGATTATAAAAAAGCAGCTATAGATCAATGGACTAGTGAAGTGGAAATATCAGCCAAAAGGGGAAGAATTTTAGATAGGAATGGAAATGAACTAGCAATAAGTGCAAATGTTTATAGAATAGACTTAGATTTAAATGCTTTAAGATCTACTATGAAAACTAAGAAGCTTACTACTGAAGATGTAGCATCTAAGCTTGCAGAAGCTTTAGAAATGGAAAAAGAAGATGTAGTAAAAGTTATAGAAAAAAAATTACCTAATGGATTGCCCTATGGGTCTGCTACTTTAAAAAGAAGAATAGAAAAGTCTATGGCAGATAAAGTAAAGGAATTGGATTTATGGGGAGTTATAGTATCTGCAGATACAAAAAGATACTATCCAAATGAAAATTATTTAGCCCATGTTTTAGGACATACTAATTCAGATGGAGATGGACTTGCAGGAATAGAAATGCAATACAATAGTGTATTATCAGGAAAACCGGGCAAAAGAATAGCAGAATTAGATAATACAAGGTCAAGACAATTACCTTATGTTATATCAGAATTTACTAAACCAGAAGATGGAAAAGATGTGGTTTTGACCATAGATGAAATGATACAACATTTTTGTGAAAAAGCAGCTACTCAAGCATTAAGCGATAATAAAGCAAAGGCTGTAAGTATTATGGCTATGAATCCTAATAATGGAGAAATACTAGCTTTAGTAAATAAACCAGATTATAATCCAAATAATCCTTGGGTAGAAGGAAAAACTTCAGAAGAACTACAAAAAATGTGGAGGAATAGAGCTATTAGTGATACTTTTGAACCTGGATCTATTTTTAAAGTTATAACTTCCACTGCAGCTTTGGAAGAAAATTTAGTATCGGAAGAAGACAGATTTTATTGTAAAGGTTCTACTGTAATAGGTAAAAGAACTGTAAGGTGTTGGAAATCTGGTGGACATGGTAGTCAAACCTTTGTGGAAATATTAAAAAATTCTTGTAACGTAGGATTTACAGAGTTAGGTAAAAAAATTGGAAAAGAAAATTTATATAAATATATAAGGAAATTTGGATTTGGAGAAAAGACAGGAGTAGATGTTCCAGGAGAGGCATTGGGAATTATTAAAAATCCTGCAAATATTTCTGAATTGGATTTAGCTACTATATCTTTTGGACAAACAAATACAGTTTCTATAGTACAGTATTTAAGTGCTTTTAATGCTGTTGCTAATGGAGGGAAACTTATAAAACCTCATTTTCTAAAAGAAATTCAAAGCTACGATGAAGAAACAGGTGTTAAAAAAACAGAGAAAAAATTTGAAGACTATAATGAAAAAAAGATATTAAGTGAAGAAAAAACTGCTCAACTTAGGGGATATCTTGAAAAGGTAATTTCTGAAGGAGGAGGAAAAAAAGCTTTTATAGAAGGATATACTATTGGAGGTAAAACTGGAACAGCTCAAAAGGTTATAGATGGTAAATATGGACCTCAAAAATATATATCTTCCTTTGCAGGAATGGCTCCAGCGGAGAAACCTCAAATAACACTATTTGTGTCTATAGATGAGCCAGATCCATCTAATTATTATGCAGGACAAATTGCAGCTCCAGTAGCACAACAAGTATTTAATGATATATTTAATTACCTTTCTATAAAGGGAAATGCATCTGACTCAGAAATTGCTGAAAGTTTAAAGAAAGATATAGTAATACCTGAAATTAGGGGACTTAAAAAAGCAGAAGCGTTAAAAATATTAAAAGAACAAAAATTAGATTATAATATAGATGAAAAGGGAGACTATATAACAGATATGAATCCAAAGCCTGGATATACTGTTAAAGAAGGAAGCAAAATAGTACTTTACACTGGAAAAACATCCAATTATAATAGAGTAGTGGCAGTTCCAGATATAAGAGGATATACTATAGAGAATGCGTCTAAATTACTTAATAGTCTTGGTTTAAAAATAACCTATAGTGGAAGTGGACTAATTTATGAACAAAGTGTTAAAGAGGACGAGGAAGTTCCAAAGGGAACTACAATACATGTTAAATTAGAAGAAGTTATAGATTAA
- the ftsL gene encoding cell division protein FtsL, whose amino-acid sequence MIVTDKKNYYVDGSTVMAPEVHIEEKSQKKKEKKVFRKKIPNNSRKKLSIIGKILTVFIVGTIIIGRYSKIYNMQKQLNNINNSIVKLNKENENLKVELLKLNNIKSVEDIAIGKLKMSVPTKENMIYCDMSKEIFKLNKNANEEKNKNKGIIANFLSKLY is encoded by the coding sequence TTGATAGTAACAGATAAAAAAAATTATTATGTTGACGGCAGTACTGTTATGGCTCCTGAAGTACATATAGAAGAAAAAAGCCAAAAGAAAAAAGAAAAAAAAGTTTTCAGAAAGAAGATACCTAATAATTCTAGAAAAAAATTAAGCATAATTGGGAAAATACTTACGGTATTTATAGTTGGAACTATTATAATAGGAAGATATAGCAAAATATATAATATGCAAAAACAACTTAATAATATAAATAATAGTATTGTTAAGTTAAACAAAGAAAACGAAAATTTAAAAGTGGAATTATTAAAATTAAATAATATAAAATCTGTTGAGGATATTGCTATTGGCAAGCTTAAAATGTCAGTACCTACCAAAGAAAATATGATTTATTGTGATATGAGTAAAGAAATATTTAAGCTTAATAAAAATGCAAATGAAGAAAAAAACAAAAATAAAGGAATAATAGCAAATTTTTTAAGTAAGTTATATTAG
- the rsmH gene encoding 16S rRNA (cytosine(1402)-N(4))-methyltransferase RsmH, with protein sequence MDFKHISVLLDECIEGLNIKENGIYVDCTLGGAGHSKEILKRLSKEGKLVGIDQDEEALGAASEKLKEYENVLYKHSNFYYIKDVLEELQVGKVDGILMDLGVSSYQLDEKSRGFSYMQDAPLDMRMNKKSSLDAYEVVNFYNENKLAKIIKEYGEERFAKRIANFIVENRKNKKIETTGELVDIIKRAIPAKFRREGPHPAKRTFQAIRIEVNGELEILNKAIEDSVKGLKSGGRIAIITFHSLEDRIVKNKFKELEDPCICPRDFPICTCGRQPLVKIITRKPIEPSKEEVERNPRSRSAKLRIAERL encoded by the coding sequence ATGGATTTTAAACATATATCTGTTCTTTTAGATGAATGTATAGAAGGACTTAATATTAAAGAAAATGGAATATATGTAGATTGTACACTAGGTGGAGCAGGTCACTCAAAAGAAATACTAAAAAGATTATCTAAAGAAGGAAAACTTGTAGGAATAGATCAAGATGAAGAAGCATTAGGTGCTGCTTCTGAAAAGTTGAAGGAATACGAAAATGTACTATACAAACATAGTAATTTTTATTATATAAAAGACGTTTTAGAAGAACTTCAAGTGGGAAAAGTAGATGGAATTTTAATGGATTTAGGAGTATCCTCTTATCAATTAGACGAGAAAAGCAGAGGCTTTAGCTATATGCAAGATGCTCCACTGGATATGAGAATGAATAAAAAAAGTTCACTAGATGCTTATGAAGTAGTAAATTTTTATAATGAAAATAAATTAGCAAAGATTATAAAAGAATATGGTGAGGAAAGATTTGCTAAGAGAATAGCAAATTTTATAGTGGAAAATAGAAAAAATAAAAAAATAGAAACTACGGGAGAACTAGTGGATATAATAAAAAGAGCCATACCAGCTAAATTTAGAAGAGAAGGACCTCATCCAGCTAAGAGAACTTTTCAAGCTATTAGAATAGAAGTAAATGGAGAACTTGAAATATTAAATAAAGCCATTGAAGATTCTGTAAAGGGTTTAAAAAGTGGTGGAAGAATAGCTATAATTACCTTCCATTCATTAGAAGATAGAATAGTAAAAAACAAATTTAAAGAATTAGAAGATCCTTGTATATGTCCTAGGGATTTCCCAATTTGTACTTGTGGAAGGCAGCCTCTAGTTAAAATAATAACTAGAAAACCTATAGAACCTTCTAAGGAAGAAGTGGAGAGAAATCCAAGAAGTAGAAGTGCAAAACTTAGAATAGCTGAAAGACTTTAG
- the mraZ gene encoding division/cell wall cluster transcriptional repressor MraZ encodes MFIGEYNHGVDSKNRIIIPSKFREELGESFILTKGLDNCLYIYPMEEWKILEEKLRKLPLTNKDARAFVRFFFSGANEISIDKQGRALIPQNLIKYANINKEIVSIGVATRIEIWSKEKWEEYNDANIDYEQIAEKMSELGI; translated from the coding sequence ATGTTTATTGGGGAGTATAACCACGGAGTAGATAGTAAAAATAGAATAATAATCCCTTCAAAATTTAGAGAAGAACTAGGAGAAAGTTTCATACTCACTAAAGGATTAGATAATTGTTTATATATATATCCTATGGAAGAATGGAAAATACTAGAGGAAAAATTAAGAAAACTCCCATTAACCAATAAAGATGCTAGAGCCTTTGTAAGGTTTTTTTTCTCAGGGGCCAATGAAATTTCCATAGATAAACAAGGAAGAGCTTTGATACCTCAAAATTTAATAAAATATGCAAACATAAATAAGGAAATAGTAAGCATAGGAGTGGCTACCAGAATAGAGATTTGGAGCAAGGAAAAATGGGAAGAATATAATGATGCTAATATAGATTATGAACAGATAGCAGAAAAAATGAGCGAACTAGGAATCTAA
- a CDS encoding DegT/DnrJ/EryC1/StrS family aminotransferase: MKVGFYTSQREYNEKKEEFQQAIKNVIENGISTLGPEVKKFEEEVANYTGAKHAIGVASGTDALVIGSDILGYKKGKEIITSPFTFLASTSCIAKHEGIPVFVDIDEETFNIDTTKIEEKVTKNTAGILPIHLFCQMVNMDDVMDIAKRHNLTVFEDAAEAFGMRWKGRGDTYRHAGTIGDMGIFSFFPTKTLGGYGDGGMVITNDDKLAELMRIYRVHGASVKYHYDYLGYNSRLDTIQAAILSVKLKYIDEAIAKRETINSWYRERLKDVEQIKFTKIKGEQKPVYYVFNILCEKRDELNKYLRENGIGTSIYYPIPLHLQKCFSYLGYKEGDFPVAERVSKKILALPIYPELTEDEVDYVCEKIKEFYRK; encoded by the coding sequence ATGAAAGTTGGATTTTATACATCACAAAGAGAATATAATGAAAAGAAAGAAGAGTTTCAACAGGCTATAAAAAATGTTATAGAAAATGGTATTAGTACCCTAGGCCCAGAAGTTAAAAAGTTTGAAGAAGAAGTGGCAAATTATACAGGAGCAAAACATGCTATAGGAGTGGCTTCTGGAACAGACGCTTTAGTTATAGGTTCAGATATATTAGGGTATAAAAAAGGAAAAGAAATTATAACCTCACCATTTACTTTTCTTGCTTCAACTTCTTGCATAGCTAAACATGAAGGAATACCAGTGTTTGTAGATATTGATGAAGAAACTTTTAATATAGATACCACTAAAATAGAAGAAAAAGTAACTAAGAATACAGCAGGAATACTTCCTATACATTTATTTTGCCAAATGGTAAATATGGATGATGTAATGGATATAGCTAAAAGACACAACCTAACAGTATTTGAAGATGCTGCAGAAGCATTTGGCATGAGATGGAAAGGTAGAGGAGATACCTATAGACATGCTGGAACCATAGGGGATATGGGAATATTCTCATTCTTCCCAACCAAAACATTAGGTGGCTATGGAGATGGAGGAATGGTTATTACTAATGATGATAAACTAGCTGAGCTTATGAGAATTTATAGAGTTCATGGTGCTAGTGTAAAGTATCATTATGATTATTTAGGATATAATTCAAGATTGGATACTATACAAGCAGCTATTTTATCAGTAAAATTAAAATATATAGATGAAGCTATAGCTAAAAGAGAAACAATAAATTCTTGGTATAGAGAAAGATTAAAGGATGTTGAACAAATTAAATTTACAAAGATAAAAGGTGAGCAAAAACCTGTATACTATGTATTTAATATTCTTTGTGAAAAGAGAGATGAATTAAATAAATACTTAAGAGAAAATGGAATAGGAACTAGTATATATTATCCAATTCCACTGCATCTACAAAAATGTTTTAGTTATTTAGGATATAAAGAGGGAGACTTCCCAGTGGCAGAAAGGGTTAGTAAAAAGATATTAGCTCTTCCAATTTATCCAGAATTAACCGAAGATGAAGTAGATTATGTATGTGAAAAAATAAAAGAGTTTTACAGAAAATAA
- a CDS encoding DegT/DnrJ/EryC1/StrS family aminotransferase: MSKKIPFSPPDVTREEIDEVVKVLESGWITSGPKVAEFESAMANYCNTNHALAVASATSGMELILKVFDIKKGDEIITTPYTYTSTSNIILHRGIKPTFVDVKKDSFLIDIDKIEKAITPKTKAIITVDFAGVPVDYDKVREVLKKLGREDIILISDSAHSYGASYKGKKVGGQFDFHVFSFHAVKNLTTAEGGGVTYNDNNFKGKEDLIKEFKYTSLNGQSKDALSKMKAGAWRYDVLTDGFKCNMTDMQAALGVVQMKRYESLLEKRRAIFNVYSSKLKNKDWAIIPFDKNEEMETSYHLYPLRIKGFEEEDRTSVIEELANKDIATNVHFIPLPMFTVYKNLGYKIEDYPNAYNQYKNEISVPVYSTLTLEDAEYVIDELIKAVEKRL, translated from the coding sequence ATGAGTAAAAAGATACCATTTTCACCACCAGATGTAACTAGAGAGGAAATAGATGAGGTAGTTAAGGTTTTAGAATCAGGGTGGATTACTTCAGGACCAAAGGTTGCAGAATTTGAAAGTGCTATGGCAAATTACTGCAATACAAACCATGCTTTAGCAGTTGCTAGTGCTACTTCAGGTATGGAGCTTATATTAAAAGTTTTTGATATAAAAAAAGGAGATGAAATAATAACAACTCCATATACTTATACATCTACATCCAATATAATTTTACACAGGGGGATTAAACCTACTTTTGTAGATGTTAAAAAAGATAGTTTTTTAATTGATATAGATAAAATAGAAAAGGCAATTACTCCTAAAACTAAGGCTATAATAACTGTAGACTTTGCAGGAGTTCCTGTAGATTATGATAAAGTTCGTGAAGTTTTGAAAAAATTAGGAAGAGAGGATATAATATTAATATCCGATTCAGCTCATTCTTATGGAGCATCTTATAAAGGAAAAAAAGTAGGAGGTCAATTTGATTTCCATGTGTTCTCTTTCCATGCTGTTAAAAACCTAACTACAGCAGAAGGGGGAGGAGTAACCTATAATGATAACAATTTTAAGGGTAAGGAAGATTTAATAAAAGAATTTAAATATACTTCTCTTAACGGTCAATCCAAGGATGCTCTTTCTAAAATGAAAGCAGGGGCTTGGAGATATGATGTGTTAACAGATGGATTTAAGTGCAACATGACAGATATGCAAGCAGCTCTTGGAGTAGTTCAAATGAAAAGATATGAAAGTCTTTTAGAAAAGAGAAGAGCTATATTTAATGTATATTCTAGCAAATTAAAAAATAAGGATTGGGCTATAATTCCTTTTGATAAAAATGAAGAAATGGAAACTTCTTATCATCTATATCCTTTAAGAATAAAGGGCTTTGAGGAAGAAGATAGAACTTCCGTTATTGAAGAGTTAGCTAACAAAGACATAGCAACTAATGTTCACTTTATACCTTTACCTATGTTTACAGTTTATAAAAACTTAGGGTATAAAATAGAGGATTATCCTAATGCTTATAATCAATATAAAAATGAAATAAGTGTACCAGTATATTCTACTTTAACCCTAGAAGATGCAGAATATGTTATAGATGAACTTATTAAAGCAGTGGAGAAAAGATTATAA
- a CDS encoding MerR family transcriptional regulator — protein sequence MEKEKDFFTTGQFAKKAGVTLRTLRYYDKIGLLKPTSYNELGHRLYTKEDFGNLQKILTLKFIGLSLEEIGDIMKYDLISKGFKKSLEIQKEIIEEKARQMQNIVKAIDETLNMMEDDDKVNWDKFINIISLINEDKKWIKQYKNASNLRARINLHQKFSTNKEGWMPWFFKNLPLNKKCKVLELGCGDGSLWKINYKYIPENWDIYLTDFSKGMLEDAKKNLSKQKERFKFEIVDIEKIPYEDESFDVVIANHMLYHVENIDRAMIEVNRVLKKQGIFYASTVGKEHMKEMREFISKVDKSILHLESFTLTKKFQLENGKKILSKYFPYVDTKRYEDSLAIKEEEALLDYIFSMPGDIREKFDEEKLKKIQNMLQKEKYEKGYIYITKDTGFFKSKKYKGVL from the coding sequence ATGGAAAAGGAAAAAGACTTTTTTACCACAGGACAATTTGCAAAGAAGGCGGGAGTTACTCTTAGAACCTTAAGATATTACGACAAGATAGGTCTTTTAAAACCTACGTCTTATAATGAATTGGGACATAGACTTTATACAAAGGAGGACTTTGGAAATTTACAAAAGATACTTACTTTAAAGTTTATTGGTTTATCCTTAGAGGAAATTGGGGATATTATGAAATATGACCTAATTTCTAAAGGATTTAAAAAGTCTTTAGAAATCCAAAAAGAAATAATAGAAGAAAAAGCTAGACAAATGCAAAATATAGTAAAGGCTATAGATGAAACATTAAATATGATGGAAGATGATGACAAGGTTAATTGGGATAAATTTATAAATATTATAAGCTTGATAAATGAAGATAAAAAATGGATTAAGCAATATAAAAATGCGTCCAATTTAAGAGCTAGAATAAATTTACATCAAAAGTTTAGCACTAATAAAGAAGGATGGATGCCTTGGTTTTTTAAAAATTTACCATTAAATAAAAAATGTAAGGTTTTAGAGCTTGGTTGTGGTGACGGAAGTCTTTGGAAGATAAATTATAAGTATATACCTGAAAACTGGGATATTTATCTTACAGATTTTTCAAAGGGAATGTTAGAGGATGCTAAAAAAAATTTATCTAAGCAAAAAGAAAGATTTAAATTTGAAATTGTGGACATAGAAAAAATTCCTTATGAAGATGAAAGCTTTGATGTGGTAATTGCAAATCATATGTTGTATCACGTAGAAAATATAGATAGAGCTATGATAGAAGTAAACAGAGTCCTTAAAAAACAGGGTATATTTTACGCCTCTACAGTAGGCAAAGAACATATGAAAGAAATGAGAGAATTTATTTCTAAGGTAGATAAAAGTATACTTCATTTGGAAAGCTTTACTTTAACTAAAAAATTTCAATTAGAAAATGGAAAAAAAATATTAAGTAAGTATTTTCCCTATGTGGATACAAAAAGATATGAAGATAGTTTGGCAATAAAAGAAGAAGAGGCTCTTTTAGATTATATATTTTCCATGCCAGGAGATATAAGAGAAAAATTTGATGAAGAAAAATTAAAAAAAATTCAAAATATGTTACAAAAAGAAAAGTATGAAAAAGGATATATTTATATAACAAAAGATACAGGGTTTTTTAAAAGTAAAAAATATAAAGGAGTGTTATAA
- a CDS encoding zeta toxin family protein, which yields MATYTIFGGVNGAGKTSIYKSIYYKRNKNEKRINTDEMVARIGSWKDNNIQIKCAREAVKLINNYIKNDISFNQETTLSGKSIVRNIKKAKEKGFYVVMNYIGVDNPDIAKERVKIRVLRGGHGIPEEAIERRYYESLDNLKELLTTCDEINIYDNTKNIEQIAYLVNGNVKWKSENIPKWSNCIFEYI from the coding sequence ATGGCTACGTATACTATATTTGGAGGAGTTAATGGTGCTGGAAAAACTTCTATATATAAATCCATTTATTATAAAAGAAATAAAAATGAAAAAAGAATAAATACTGATGAGATGGTGGCAAGGATAGGTTCTTGGAAAGATAATAATATTCAAATTAAATGTGCAAGAGAAGCAGTAAAACTTATAAATAACTATATAAAAAATGACATATCTTTTAATCAAGAAACCACACTTTCTGGTAAAAGTATTGTTAGAAATATAAAGAAGGCAAAAGAAAAAGGTTTTTATGTAGTTATGAATTATATAGGTGTAGATAATCCTGATATAGCTAAAGAAAGAGTTAAGATTAGAGTTTTAAGAGGTGGGCATGGGATTCCAGAAGAAGCTATAGAAAGAAGATATTATGAATCATTAGATAATTTAAAAGAATTGTTAACTACATGTGATGAAATAAATATATATGATAATACAAAGAATATTGAACAAATAGCCTATTTAGTTAATGGAAATGTTAAGTGGAAAAGTGAAAACATACCCAAATGGAGTAATTGTATTTTTGAATATATATAA
- the ychF gene encoding redox-regulated ATPase YchF yields the protein MKLGIVGLPNVGKSTLFNAITSAGAEAANYPFCTIEPNVGVVTVPDKRLDVLEKMYDSKKKIYATIEFYDIAGLVKGASKGEGLGNKFLSHIREVEAIVHVVRCFDDGNVVHVEGNVDPVRDIETINLELILSDLEVLQRRMERTTKSFRAGEKNAKLEMELMEKLKAHLEAEKPVRTFEATEEEKEIIKGLFLITSKPVLYVCNLSEDDLVSGNLENEYVKKVKEYAKGEQAEVVSISAKIEEELSTLEEEEKLEMLKEYGIEEPGLHKLIQASYRLLGLISYLTAGVQEVRAWTIKQGTKAPQAAGKIHTDFERGFIRAEVVSYDELIECGSEAAAKEKGCYRLEGKDYVVKDGDVILFRFNV from the coding sequence ATGAAACTAGGAATTGTTGGACTACCTAATGTAGGTAAAAGTACTTTATTTAATGCAATTACAAGTGCAGGGGCAGAAGCCGCAAATTATCCATTTTGCACTATAGAACCTAATGTAGGTGTGGTTACTGTACCGGATAAAAGATTAGATGTTTTAGAAAAGATGTATGATTCAAAGAAAAAAATTTATGCAACCATAGAATTTTATGATATAGCAGGCCTTGTAAAGGGAGCTAGTAAAGGTGAAGGTCTAGGAAATAAATTTCTATCTCATATAAGAGAAGTTGAAGCTATAGTTCATGTAGTAAGATGTTTTGATGATGGAAATGTAGTTCATGTTGAGGGAAATGTAGATCCTGTTAGGGATATAGAAACCATAAATCTTGAACTTATATTATCTGATCTTGAAGTTTTACAAAGGAGAATGGAAAGAACTACTAAATCCTTTAGAGCTGGAGAAAAAAATGCTAAATTAGAAATGGAATTAATGGAAAAACTAAAGGCACATTTGGAGGCAGAAAAGCCAGTTAGAACTTTTGAAGCTACAGAAGAAGAAAAAGAAATTATAAAAGGACTTTTCCTTATTACTTCTAAACCAGTTTTATATGTTTGTAACTTATCAGAAGATGATTTAGTTTCTGGTAATTTAGAAAATGAATATGTAAAAAAGGTAAAGGAATATGCAAAGGGAGAGCAAGCAGAAGTAGTATCTATAAGTGCAAAAATTGAAGAAGAATTATCTACTTTAGAAGAAGAAGAAAAACTTGAAATGCTTAAAGAATATGGAATAGAAGAACCAGGACTTCATAAATTAATACAAGCAAGTTATAGATTATTAGGATTAATAAGTTATTTAACAGCAGGAGTTCAAGAAGTAAGAGCATGGACTATAAAACAAGGTACTAAAGCACCACAAGCAGCAGGAAAAATCCACACAGACTTTGAAAGAGGATTTATAAGAGCAGAAGTAGTTTCTTATGATGAATTAATAGAATGTGGTTCAGAAGCTGCAGCAAAGGAAAAAGGATGTTATAGATTAGAAGGAAAAGATTATGTGGTAAAAGACGGAGACGTTATATTGTTTAGATTCAACGTTTAG